Below is a window of Uloborus diversus isolate 005 chromosome 3, Udiv.v.3.1, whole genome shotgun sequence DNA.
GTGTTGTGCTGTTTCCACAACATTATTCTAATTGTTTACAATCTGTTGTATTCAAAGAGGATTTTTGGAATTTTTGCCTGGACTGTTTTGAAGAAGCAAATCTAATGAATTTTGACTGGAATCTAGCTATCTCAACCTGAATTTTATCTCAGATTGTAGAGACAGATTAAATGGGTACTAAAGTGTTTACTTTTGAGATGGGAACATTTCTTGAACTGGTCTTATTGTATGAATACTGGTCTTATTGTATTGTATATGAACTtatatttatagttttaaaactcttttagccAACTCATGGATTCCAAATTGCTCCTGGGAGATACATTGGAGAAGCATTTCCATGCTTCATCATAGCTGAAGTTGGACAAAACCATAATGGAGATATGGGCATGGCTAAGAATCTTATTTCATTGGCTGTGGtattagttttgaaattattattatttctttattaatgttttttgtaTGTATGTTAAAGGGAATCAAATGGGGTTACAACTCCACAAGAGTTGTTTTTTAATGTGCTACAACTGGCAAAAAAAGGTAGTGTAATCCTACGTTCATACTTTTCAGGCTTCAAAGTTACAAAAAGAGTTGTTTGCAAAATGCTTTTGTACATTTCTTTCTCCAATAGAATATATATTCATGGCATATAATATATATTCTATTATATGCCATGTGGCATATAATAGAATTCATGTGGggcatttaatttgaaatatataattatacatttcaaattaaatgtcCCACCAGACAGGGGTCTGGTTTCTCCATCCTTACGGCTGCCCCTGCTCTCACATCACTCTTAGTGTGTCACATCATTCACTCACTCATGTGTTTGGTGGTGTTAGGTGAAGTGAAAGATTTGAGGGCTTTCTCTGGGATATTATAAAGCAGTGTTAACTACAACGAGGGCACAATGAGCAAATATTAGAAGGGCATGAGACAAGAGAAAAAGCCTTGCAGAATGTTCAATGctgagcaaaaagaaaataaattattcatagctGTGAGTATTATTTTTGTAGTATTAAACTGTgagtattgaaattaaaaacaactaTTTCAGAGATGCACATATAGAAAAAAGGCTTTTAACTTCGTTcgttgatgtttttcttttttggagggtGCTAATAAGGTTTCAAATGAGGTTTACCTCGCTTAAACCCTCAATCTCTGCCTTTGCGTCAAACTACAATGTTTTTGGAGGAGAAAATGTTATTATCATTACTTActaaagttttgttaaaatatattaaattcttTACTTTAGCACTTAAAGTACATGTTCAATGATATCATTGACTAATTTAAAGCAACCTCCATTAACCAACCTCCTCTCTTAGCAACCAATTTTTACAAGAATGTCGTTACTCTCGAAAAGTttttcctgtatatgattttaaaGCTTTGTAGTTTTATAAAATATCATCATTTCTCATAGTAtcttaaaaattattcatttgcatGTCTGGTACATGACAAATAGTACTATATAACTGAAAATGCCTAAAAAAATATAGCACACTATCAGTAAAAATAGTCACTCATCAGTAAAAATAATGCAGCATACTAAAACTTCTACCAGAAACTTCAATCTGTGTGACTAAAGATGCAAAATTGGCATTTGCCAAAAATCGCAGagcaacattatttttaaaaattctaatgaaaAAATCCTCTGTTGTTAAGCacttttactttaataaaaaagTGACTACTATCTGAAGTAAATGATCACTAGAAattactagcattttactaagtttgaattttccaaatttaaaattcCTGTAAATTGTTACTTATGGTCAAATACAGAGGAACCGCTTTGAAACTTCATGGTAGAACTTACTAGAAGtccatatttttactttcataattATAACTGTTAACCCTTTGCGCTCGCCTGTTGGGGCAGCTCTGAAAATGTTAATATTGCTGTGTACTCATGATGGGTGCTACCTTCCAAAAAGTTTGACTCCTAACTTAATCAGTGAAACTCGCTCATAAGGAGATCCTGGATTCAGCGGAGAAATCAGAAATGTTTAGTTGTTAGCACAATGTCAAGTCTCTGAGAGAATAATTAGCTCTTAGTGAGCAAAGCTGTCTTAAAGCAAGCGGATTTGTGATTCATAAAGTTTCTGTTGACTTCCAGTTCGACTTAtaatttcttggaaaattttcttTAGCATTATGAAATGAACCAAAAGTTAGTTATGATTTATtaatcctgagaacaagtgatgatggcactttttttttttttagtttgagagAAGCATTCACAGTATGTTTTCTGTATATGCAGATCAAATGTCAAAAGTGCTCTTTTTTTCCGTCTATTTCCTGCGTAGTTGCGTTGAATCTAAACATCTTTAACTTGAGGGTTGCAGGTACGGGACATTGGTTAAATGTTCTGAATTCTTACTTCATCGTAATTTAACTGAATTTAAGGTCGAGAGACAGCACAAGATTTcaacaaaaactatttattaaaaacagatttaaaacatGGTTAAGGTTTACACGCGCatgagaagaaaaatgaaaaacaaacccTGACTACCAAAACACCGGCAGTTTTATATATTAGACAACACACTGttgtcacacaaaaaaaaggTATTAGAAAAATAGAACAAGATTAATTTGCATAAACATTAATCAATAAACAATGTTAGTAATTAAACAGGAACACAAAACATTGAGAATATTCTACACTTTAAATTCTCTATTTTCAGTTACAACAATTGtctttaatggattttttttttttttttgttatgagtgAAGTTTCTGCTAAAACAGCTATTGcagctatttattttttgttcatttttcatttctacataAATTATATTAACAGTTTATACAAGCAAGCAATacataaaatttaattgcatttttgttGTGTGATACATGTTCTTTTTTCAGTAATTTAtacaaaatgtttgtttcaacAAATGTGAAAAGCAAATTGCACTTTTAGGATTGTGGGGCAGATTGTGTGAAGTTCCAGAAGACAGATGTAAAGAGTAGATTCACCAAAAGTGTATACACAAAACCTTACTCTGGTAGAAATTCATTTGGAAAAACTTATGGTGAACACCGTGAAAACATTGAATTAACAGaggaaaatttcattgaattgaGTAAATTTGCTGAAGCCATGGGAATATACTTCACTGCATCTGGAATGGATAAGGTAGTACTTTAGTTTTTATTAAGgtaaacatttaaagcaatttgaATCTCCGAAAGAAAATCTATTGTtagtattcatttaaaaatttgctaATCTAATTACTaatgaaacaaatttaatattctgtgttttttaaattaagtaattcaTACTtcaattaaaaccaaaataaacaAAACCTGATCATGTTAAGAAGTAAAGGGGTACTCTTTGTATGGACCTAAATAAATACTTACAGCAAAAATAGTAGCTGCCAGTATTGATATTGAAGCCAGTATCGTAACTCTTTCTAACTGTTAACGTTGTAGCAGAAGTTTATAAAAACTAGTTTGTAGCCCTTTCAAAGGGAATAAACATGTACTGATACAGCTGAATTTAACAATCTTCTAATTTATGAGTGCTCACAACTGAACGAAAACTTGGTCCCGAAGAAGCTTCTATAGAACTCAgtagcggatttttttttatgctaccTACAACGCGGATTAAAAAGCCTCAGCATCACCGTGGGGTGTCCAAAAATTTTGTACTAAGTTTCAAAATTATAATGTATAGATTTCTATGTTCTATTCCACAAAAGAGAAAATAGCTAACTTCACAAATTCCAGAGGGCTATGAGCCTAGCACCTCACCTTcgttccatttaatttttaaatgtcttcTTCCTGTTTCATTATGACCTGTAATTAAATTTGTTAGACTCATGCAGAAAGGgagttttaaaatatctttcaagTCAAAAATAGTCTATCGACATTTTCTGTCACACATGCTTCACAATGTCACAATGTTTCTGCATCAGTTAAAGAGACAAttaagttttcgattttttttcaagaacttaaCATGCAAAAATCTCTTTTCTGCAAACTTGACATAGAGATTGAAGAAGCTCTTTCTTAAAATTCCAGCAACAGGGACTGCAAGTCTGAGGGTAAAAGATAATTTCTTTcagttttacttttgttttgccTTTCTCCACCActgcttttatttctgaaaagagACTAAGTTTTAAAAGCTGTCAATCACCTTAACCTTATTATCTATATTTTTTACAtctttgttcgttttttttttatagtttattcaCCTTTTTTCCAATGAGCTTTCTGAATTCATGCTGCCCCCCCTCCTCATTATAAACATTTACTTTTTACCCTTCTTGAGGCAAAATGAAAAGgagtaattaaataattaatgctaTTGATAAAAGGAAGTCTTGTTTCTTTCagattattttattaaatcaagttcaaataaTTATCCAGAAGAGAGTAATAAAGTATTATAGTAGCACATATTATTTTTGTAgcatttattaaaatagttcaatATGAAATCTACATTTTAATAATAGTTTACTTTGATAATATGCTTAccgtatgtttttattttttatgtgtgttttttctACTAACTGTCAATTTTAAGATGGATTTCCTCGTCTCAAAGAATTTGTAAAGCCAAACATCAATGGTATTTTATTATAACATTGATAACACAACGAAATCAATAAAACTCCAATATTCAAATTCATATTAATGCGTTTAATGGCATGGTtttaggagcagaattcgaaagggtattaACTATTtagattttagtagaaacggaaataggttgactaataagagaaaagattttaacagttgggattcaaataatcgtgcagcattaaataaaagtaagatgggcttacttaaggttttttatacaaatgctcgtagtattaggaacaagatggaagaattgaaaagcataattatagatgagaggttggatattattggagttactgagacatgggctaccaaaagtgatgatgatttattatctattgctgggtataatttggttagacaagatagagtaggtaaaagaggttttattttatgtcagagacactttaacttgcaatgaattggtaattaatgataaacctaatgagattgatatgatttggctggagttgatgagcaataagggaaataaactacgtttagggaacatttataggccatccaacttaagccagggtcaagatgaacagatatttagtattattagtgacatttcaagcaaggggtcagtcattataatgggagattttaattttccaggaattgattggaaaaatgtttaccatagtaatagcagagaagaggaatttttgaaagtaattggtgactgttttttagatcaaattgtaactcagggtactcgactggacgtgattttggatctagttttctgtgatatggaaggttctgttcaggggttatgtgtaggggaacatattggagacagtgaccacaacagtattaggtttgggattaaatttgatacgcacaaagtagagaattttaggtttgtgcccaatttcagaaatactgattttgtggcacttaggcagagtttgaaagcagttttttcttctggattggacaatagcaatgtgaatcttcagtgggcagagtttaaggaaaagctagcgaaaacggttggggatcatgttccttttaggagaaagggtgtcaactctaaaatttggccaatgtggttctccagggaaactaaagatgctctaaattacaagcaagctgcttttcataggtttagtgaaactggtcacagtgcagataggctccaatattgtaaggcaaggcgtaaatttaagtatttggtacggattcagaaaagagagttggagcaaagactggcagataacataaacaggaatcccaagaggttttttgcatacgctaatttggggaaagttcgaaatagtcatattgggtcactggttgatgagcacggaattttaattcaggacgatagtgatattgctaatgttcttattaacttttttcgagtgtttttaacgataactgtatctcaacagttgacatcaacaagacacaagctatagtacagcttgaggactttgtattttccagggatgacgttttacttcatttgaaaaaaattaaaaagactaaggctccgggacctgataatatttatccaaaaatttttgttgaatgtgcggaggaattagcagatgtaatcataaatattttcaatgcttcttataactcggggacagtgccagaggactgtcaagctggctaacattacaccgctcttcaggaaagggtctaaagggagtgtgggaaattatagacctgtgagtctaacttcggtggtttgcaaaatttttgaaacattgataaaaatttagatagtaaattttctagagactaataatctattgactagttttcagtacggtttcaggaaaggcaaatcttgtgcaactaatttattacatttctatgacaaagttaccatggctttggacaataagaagcctgtagatgttgtttacattgattttcaaaaagctttcgataaggtaccgcatgttgctctacttagcaaattagctgatataggaataggagggaaaactttcatttgggtaaaaaactggctgatcggaaggaaacaaagggtggttgtaaggggaaattactctaattggagtgaggttttaagcggggttcctcaaggatcagtgttagggcctgttttgttcattgtttttatgaacgatattcacaaaaatatttctgggaacatgaattgttttgctgatgatgtcaaagttatggggactgtagataatgaagaacaagcaaaacagctgcaagaggatctagatcatattacggagtgggctgataaatggggtatggctgttaatgttgggaaatgtcaagtgctacatttagggcatggaaataagtgtacaagttattatttacaaggttcagtcattagttaggcagacaaagttactgatctgagggtcttaataagtcaggatttaaagtttagccaacagtgcagcattgctagtaacaaggccaataagatgcttgggtttatcaatagatctatttcaaacaaatctaaagaagttcttctgcccttatatagaagtttggtaaaacctcatttggagtatgctgttcagttttggtctccttatcttaagaaagacattaatgtattggaaagggttcaaaggcgagctacaaggctaataaatggactttctcacttagactatgattccaggcttagaaggttaaaaatgtacagtcttaagcaaagaagagaccgaggggacatgattcagttgtttaaatttattaaaatgaaagatgttacggggctgaagttaagcactgaaaacaggacaaggggtcattgttttaagctatttaaatctcaggctaacatggatattaggaaaaattattattatagcagggtagtggaaccttggaacagtttaccggaagaggtggtaatgagcaagggagtagatagttttaagagggccattgttcttcactggggattgtaaattgactaggaccagtccagctgtgcccagagcctgttgctggtcgtcacatttgtatttgtatattcatGCAGTAGCACATTTTATGCTActgtaaaattaattcattttttgtaatacTGTCAACAAAGTGAGCAGCTGGAGTTTAGTAAcgaaacttattttctttttagcctTCCATTGATTTTCTAAATGAAATTGATGTCCCCTTCTTCAAGATAGGATCCGCTGATTGTAATAATATACCGCTTTTGAGACATGCTTGCAAATATCGAAGGCCTCTTATTGTTTCAACTGGAATGTCAAGTGAAGACACAGTTTGTACTATGTATCATGAAGTTTTGGCCCATCAAAAGTATCTTGCTATCCTTCACTGTACTAGTACCTATCCTACTCCACCTAACAAGATAAACTTAAATGTGATTAAGGTAATATTCTGAcactcattatatatatatatatatatatatatatatatatatatatatatatatatatatatatatatatatatatttttttttttgctgtattatGATCAAAAAAATTGCTATTTGACTAAAGTTACACTTTGTGACTGatcataaaaataacttaaaatacagTAATTTGTTAAGTATGAGAAAGAGGAGCATTAGCAGATACTAGTTCTTGttttatgttagaaaaaaatgtcattttgagcTCTATGGTTTGACTTTGTTTTGTACTTCTTTCCATCAACTGGGCATAagcaagacatttttaagttttgccaTACttgacaacattaaaaaaatttttacaaaaaactttggtttttgtttattttaattatgtctGTATAGTCATGAAATATAAATATTCCAAGTGACAGGTGCTTCCTTTTATCAGAAAAggaacattgttttttttatttttcattgcataaatttgcttattttcctGGCAATTAATatatcacaatttttatcacaactattcacaatttaatcattaattattcacaatttaatagcaatattaattattcaatattaatttagtaatcacaatttgaagTCGcacttgcctaactgataacagacttgcacaaggcgcGAGGGGCTGCAATCTCTTAATACGAAGGGGTATCACACTTGATTAAAAATGCCCAGCCTGTGCTTtgctccgctattttatttgtgcACTACTTTGGAATTAGAAGAGGCAAATTCAAATTtagatatgtgcccttttgatatgacaGTAAATGCAGCGCCGTATGCAAGGGGAGGGTtcttagggttcaaacccccttcaaaatttttcaacagcattccaaaaaagtgcttttcatcatactttttttgctgaaaaagttataattatcacttcatttttaaattttttgtcaattcattttttttttcaatttcatttaaaaaatgatatttttaatgaaaaattgtactatttacagcatttattttttcttcctttattttattgtatttgtagttattgcaaacatcatttctacaaaaacatttaaaatcatctttttttttctcttttttttaatttgaggcaTCCAAGTTCTGTATTTGACCTGTTTACTTATTGTGAGAACATATTACTTTAAGAAGCATTACTTCAAATGTGCTTATACATGAGTGTGCACATCAATTCTTTTGAGTTATAGAAAATAAATGGATTAATAGAGGTACAAAGGAGTTGTGTGCTGCACACACAGTAGATCTTTATtcatcattaaataaataaatcaactttttcatttgcttaacattgcaacaaaaatcaatagaatattcaataaaatcaaatttaattgattatataggttttatgaaaaatatgcgTTAAAAATCCTCCCCCAAAcgaaagtctggttacggccctgagtAAATGAGTGAgtaccggcaaataagggatGAGTTCCACTTTGCTGTTAAAGACCTGGTGAGAAATGAGGGGCTATATATACACcatttaggtggtaaaaccaatgtttatacattttttaacagtagatataaacccCTTTGAGGAGAAAGAAATTCATTGTCAATAGGGCTTATATTAGAGATtccgaaaacgaaaaaaaaataattccagaAGTGGATAtgatccgttttgaaagtaaactcctcagtTATGTGTAATTAGTTTCTATTATTTCTATGTGATTctcaattttgaattaaaataaagttttttcccccaaaatatttttattactaataGTATTGTTTACCATTTTGGTTGTGGTTCAGTCGCAGTCCACACAAATCTTGATTTAGATTAACAGATGCAAAAATGCTgtgaaaatatcattgaaaatgGGAATTGAAGTAGAAAaagtattcttcttttattttatttatttattttttaatcttattattatatatttttttcctctttcaaatgTATAAGGTTTTAACTTGGTGTTTGACtcatgaaataataaaatgtcaaacaatgaaattttcaaacagtacaaATTTTGGctataattttatgtttaatttatttttcattaaacagTAGCATGCTGCATGTTGAAATTCAAGCATAAGAAGATAATACTGTTTTAAGGAAGTgttttataacactttttttCCACTCAATGTCCTTGAAAATGGTGGACTGTCTTTCTGGTGTGTTCTGGCTACACTACATCCTTGATGTGCAGACTTTTCgaatattttgtaaaagttaGTTCAATAGACCTTTATTGAGGGAAACTTCAGTATGGATTTGGGAGTGATGATAATGATAGTTGTACCATTAATGTGTTACACTTTCACAGCAAAGCCCTGCGTAACAAAACAGTGtaagtgttatttattttgactttaagATGAGTTTTAATGAAGTACAAGTTCTGTGGCAAAAgcagaaaaattgctttttaaaataaaaatttgctttgcCTTTTAAAATTGCGAAAATGTCCTGTAAACTAAAGTTCTTGATCTTGAtagtgaaataaatgtaatttttaacttttaacatGTTTTAATTATGAGTGCATTTTTCTAGATGTAATTTTATCGTGTTTGTCACaagtttaaaacttgaaattactTTCAAATGATTTTACCTACAGTCATTCAAAGTATCTTTGAGCAAGTCCGGATAACTTGGTGCCATCTAATATTCTTTAGTTTGTTGACTTGGGGGGAAAAACTAGAAGTCCCAGTTATGTGTTCTTGCTGTCaagatcataaaataaaatttctgctttttatgattttaaaatatactataatgtaaaaaaaatgtgaagtgaTGCAAAGTTAGTCAGTCTGGCTCAAAGATACCCTGAATACTACTTGTTTAGGGTATGGAAAGAAATTTCCCCCTTTCAACCAAAACTAACCCTTCAACATCTGTATTAGTTTAAAGCACAGAATTCTGTaattcttgaaaattaaatttatgacaTCAAGGATCAATTATTAAAAGGCATTTCAATCCAATTTGTGgtgtaaaaatatatctattcttGACAGGATTTGCAAAATAAAGACATTGTAAAGGAATTGGTTTCTTTTACAGGTGAAGTACGACTGTCCTTATAAGTAtgatgctgtgtgtgtgtgtgtgctaatGGGTTATCTAAAAATCCCTGTCCTACATAAAAGTTTgataaacattttgaatttgtataTTAGATGTAAATAATCCAGAGACTAATGTTGCTATTGTTAATCAGGAAAAAACTCTTACCCATTTTTATGACCAATTGCAATGtacatgaataaaaatttataatgtgaaaagggacattttttaaaatcgtcAGTTATTaacgttaaataaataaaaaggttttgtagatgtttttttccttctgaaataTATGATATGACACAAAATGGTattctaaaaatgtaaaacatttttttttttaatttctgtaacCATTTTGTGGCACTTAAATGtttctaactgaaataaattgcCTTTAGCACTTTAGTGTAAACAatacaaatttttgttttatttatttatttatttattttcactgtCAATGTGCATTTAATACCACATAGAATTAAAAtaccaaaattgaaattttgcttggtgagggctCCAGTAAAAAGATAGGTCAATCTCTCCCCCTGAGTATTaacacagtttccaggagaatagatAATATGGCTGCTGACGTTAGTGCAAacttataaatgttttgaaacaaagtaaatttgcacttCAGATTGATAAATCAACTGTGATTGATAACAgagctattttattagcttacgtgaggtttattaatgagctgaaagagataactgaggaaatgttgttcgccagaactttgattactgatacaaagggatcatcgatttttaaagtggtgaaggattattttgaagaaaaagaaattccattgacaaatgtaagtgcttgcgcagcaaatggtgcccctgccatggcgggtcgtcatattgggtttcttgc
It encodes the following:
- the LOC129218419 gene encoding sialic acid synthase-like, translated to MSACLPELPPDVPTHGFQIAPGRYIGEAFPCFIIAEVGQNHNGDMGMAKNLISLAVDCGADCVKFQKTDVKSRFTKSVYTKPYSGRNSFGKTYGEHRENIELTEENFIELSKFAEAMGIYFTASGMDKPSIDFLNEIDVPFFKIGSADCNNIPLLRHACKYRRPLIVSTGMSSEDTVCTMYHEVLAHQKYLAILHCTSTYPTPPNKINLNVIKRYKELFPRAVIGYSGHEVGIDISVAAVAAGAKVLERHITFDHDLPGSDHIASLEPEELKNLVCEVRLIEEAMGSPKKQVQDCELPCYNKLGKTVVASRYIAQGTIIEEDMLEVKVAEKKGWDPIKFYDLVGRKLNKDVEEDEVIQREDVA